The following proteins are co-located in the Festucalex cinctus isolate MCC-2025b chromosome 15, RoL_Fcin_1.0, whole genome shotgun sequence genome:
- the LOC144002132 gene encoding uncharacterized protein LOC144002132: MRPRTNVKYKERRSGTKQDEDERKLQQLDDVFKKPRVRTDVSENCFHPAHQEPEFPDNDEEDLPPFHEQDDFTKLPSTGDLSPKPPGSCSSQRMTTEVYQEPGGGSQADNLLASVLHSDGTTTSHFPETDDDEQSDGDMTCRTFVSQSLLKTHITVHIREKTFACVDCGKRFSQKANLTTHTRTHTGEKPFPCSICDQRFSTKGNLKTHIRKHTGEIPFPCSFCKLQFSTKGNLNTHIRTHTGEKPYSCSFCDQQFSTNGNLKTHIRSHTGEKPFVCIFCNQKFSTKGNLDAHIRTHTGEKPFACFFCDKQFSTKGNLMTHTKTHTGEKPFACSFCGQVFSQKGNLNHHISSAHSGK, translated from the exons ATGCGCCCAAGAACGAATGTAAAATATAAGGAGAGACGTAGTGGAACAAAACAAGATGAGGACGAGCGGAAACTTCAACAACTGGACGATGTTTTCAAGAAGCCTCGAGTTAGAACAg ACGTCAGTGAGAACTGTTTTCATCCTGCGCATCAGGAGCCAGAATTCCCTGACAACGATGAGGAGGACTTGCCGCCCTTTCACGAGCAGGACGATTTCACAAAGTTGCCCTCGACTGGCGATCTTTCGCCGAAGCCTCCAGGCAGTTGCTCGAGTCAACGCATGACAACAGAGGTTTATCAAGAACCAGGTGGAGGATCGCAAGCAGATAACCTCTTGGCTTCGGTCTTACATAGTGATGGCACGACAACGTCTCACTTTCCTGAaactgatgatgatgaacagTCTGATGGTGATATGACGTGCCGCACCTTTGTCTCCCAGTCTCTTTTGAAAACGCATATTACGGTGCACATTCGAGAGAAAACTTTTGCATGCGTCgattgtggcaaaagattctctCAGAAGGCAAACTtaacaacacacacaagaacgcacaccggcgagaaaccttttccgTGCTCAATTTGTGACCAACGATTCTCGAcaaaagggaatttgaaaacgCACATAAGAAAACACACAGGAGAGATACCGTTTCCCTGCTCCTTTTGCAAGCTCCAATTCTCTACAAAAGGGAATTTGAACACgcacataagaacacacactggcgagaaaccttatTCCTGCTCATTTTGTGATCAACAATTCTCTAcaaatgggaatttgaaaacacACATAAGGTCACACaccggtgagaaaccttttgtctGCATCTTTTGCAATCAGAAATTCTCGACAAAGGGGAATTTGGATGCACACATTagaacgcacactggagagaaaccttttgcctgcttttTTTGCGATAAACAATTCTCCACAAAGGGGAATTTAATgacgcacacaaaaacacacactggagaaaaaccttttgcctgctctttCTGCGGTCAAGTGTTCTCTCAAAAAGGAAATTTAAACCATCACATAAGCAGCGCACACAGTGGAAAGTAG
- the LOC144002125 gene encoding uncharacterized protein LOC144002125 isoform X1 produces MRMCTRMTGECEEELRRTKRENKQQRQALDAVLKKSRVGLRTADVSIGLSPSSSDSPSESPHITGEMEDKVPPQIKEEEEEFFHIKEEAEDNVPLQIKEEEEEEFLHVKEEEQDGDIIKVQLIEVPLKTEDEGQSAESRAEPPSSSSSQHMTTEGDGVSQADRLIAPLSDSDDTSSHSHDDDDDDDDDDDDDEQSEGDMTCLTDDKRWKYSQCGKTFGNESHLQSHMNSHTSEKPFACSVCGQTFSRKHSLKTHARTHTGEKPFACSVCGQTFSRRHVLTVHKRKHTGEKPFACSVCGQTFSVNGSLQRHMRTHNGEEPFSCSVCGQGFPEMEQLGMHNRTHTGEKCLTCSLCGQSFNQRGALICHIRTHTGEKPFVCSICGQKFSHKRNLRSHVRTHTGDKPFVCLVCGQTFSRKQALTTHSRKHTGEKPFACSVCGQRFSRRHVLIAHTRTHSGEKPFACSVCGQTFSKKGSINSHMRTHTGEKPFACSVCGQRFSLKGNLTSHTRTHTGEKPFTCSVCGKRFSQKATLTCHTRTHTGDKPYACSDCGQRFYQKGNYRRHKCIGDNRGDKQNIK; encoded by the exons ATGAGAATGTGTACAAGAATGACAGGCGAGTGCGAAGAGGAGCTTCGTAGGACAAAACGGGAGAACAAACAACAACGTCAAGCACTGGACGCAGTTTTGAAGAAGAGTCGAGTTGGGTTGCGCACAGCAG ACGTCAGCATTGGTCTTAGTCCGTCTTCCTCAGATTCTCCATCGGAGTCTCCTCACATTACAGGGGAAATGGAGGATAAAGTGCCCCCCCAaatcaaagaggaggaggaagagttcTTTCACATTAAAGAGGAAGCGGAGGATAACGTGCCCCTCCAaatcaaagaggaggaggaggaagagttcCTGCACGTTAAAGAGGAAGAGCAGGATGGTGATATCATCAAGGTCCAATTGATTGAAGTCCCTTTGAAGACAGAAGATGAAGGTCAAAGTGCGGAGAGCAGAGCAGAgcctccaagcagcagctcaagtCAACATATGACAACAGAAGGTGATGGAGTATCCCAAGCAGACAGACTCATAGCTCCACTATCAGATAGTGATGACACATCCTCACactctcatgatgatgatgatgatgatgatgatgatgatgatgatgatgagcagTCCGAAGGTGATATGACATGTCTGACTGACGATAAACGCTGGAAATATTCTCAGTGTGGGAAAACGTTTGGTAATGAGAGCCATTTGCAGAGTCACATGAATAGCCACACcagtgagaaaccttttgcctgctcagtgtgTGGTCAAACATTCTCTCGTAAACACTCGCTGAAAACACACGCgagaacgcacactggagaaaaaccttttgcctgctcagtttgtggtcaaacgtTCTCTCGTAGACATGTTTTGACAGTACACAAAAGAaagcacactggagagaagccttttgcttgttcCGTTTGTGGTCAAACATTCTCTGTTAATGGGAGTTTGCAGAGACACATGAGAACACATAATGGGGAggaacctttttcctgctccgtTTGTGGTCAAGGATTCCCCGAAATGGAACAATTAGGGATGCACAACAGAACCCACACTGGCGAAAAATGTTTAACATGCTCactttgtggtcaaagttttaaTCAGAGGGGAGCTTTAATATGTCACATCagaacacacactggcgagaaaccgtTTGTGTGTTCAATTTGTGGCCAAAAATTCTCTCATAAGCGAAACCTAAGAAGCCACgtgagaacccacactggagataAACCTTTTGTCTGCCTAGTTTGTGGTCAAACGTTCTCCCGTAAACAAGCTCTGACAACGCATTCGAGaaaacacactggagagaaaccatttgcctgctcggtttgtggtcaaagatttTCCCGTAGACATGTTTTGATAgcgcacacaagaacacacagtggagagaaaccttttgcctgttcagtttgtggtcaaacatTCTCTAAAAAAGGATCCATTAATAGTcacatgagaacgcacactggtgagaaacctttcgcttgctcagtttgtggccaaAGATTCTCTCTGAAGGGAAACTTAACAagtcacacaagaacacacaccggtgagaaaccttttacctgctcagtttgtggtaaaagattTTCTCAGAAGGCAACCTTAACGTGTCACACGAGAACACATACCGGAGATAAGCCTTAcgcttgctcagactgtggtcAACGATTCTACCAGAAGGGTAACTATAGGAGACACAAGTGTATTGGTGACAATAGAGGTgataaacaaaacattaaatga
- the LOC144002125 gene encoding uncharacterized protein LOC144002125 isoform X2, producing MEDKVPPQIKEEEEEFFHIKEEAEDNVPLQIKEEEEEEFLHVKEEEQDGDIIKVQLIEVPLKTEDEGQSAESRAEPPSSSSSQHMTTEGDGVSQADRLIAPLSDSDDTSSHSHDDDDDDDDDDDDDEQSEGDMTCLTDDKRWKYSQCGKTFGNESHLQSHMNSHTSEKPFACSVCGQTFSRKHSLKTHARTHTGEKPFACSVCGQTFSRRHVLTVHKRKHTGEKPFACSVCGQTFSVNGSLQRHMRTHNGEEPFSCSVCGQGFPEMEQLGMHNRTHTGEKCLTCSLCGQSFNQRGALICHIRTHTGEKPFVCSICGQKFSHKRNLRSHVRTHTGDKPFVCLVCGQTFSRKQALTTHSRKHTGEKPFACSVCGQRFSRRHVLIAHTRTHSGEKPFACSVCGQTFSKKGSINSHMRTHTGEKPFACSVCGQRFSLKGNLTSHTRTHTGEKPFTCSVCGKRFSQKATLTCHTRTHTGDKPYACSDCGQRFYQKGNYRRHKCIGDNRGDKQNIK from the coding sequence ATGGAGGATAAAGTGCCCCCCCAaatcaaagaggaggaggaagagttcTTTCACATTAAAGAGGAAGCGGAGGATAACGTGCCCCTCCAaatcaaagaggaggaggaggaagagttcCTGCACGTTAAAGAGGAAGAGCAGGATGGTGATATCATCAAGGTCCAATTGATTGAAGTCCCTTTGAAGACAGAAGATGAAGGTCAAAGTGCGGAGAGCAGAGCAGAgcctccaagcagcagctcaagtCAACATATGACAACAGAAGGTGATGGAGTATCCCAAGCAGACAGACTCATAGCTCCACTATCAGATAGTGATGACACATCCTCACactctcatgatgatgatgatgatgatgatgatgatgatgatgatgatgagcagTCCGAAGGTGATATGACATGTCTGACTGACGATAAACGCTGGAAATATTCTCAGTGTGGGAAAACGTTTGGTAATGAGAGCCATTTGCAGAGTCACATGAATAGCCACACcagtgagaaaccttttgcctgctcagtgtgTGGTCAAACATTCTCTCGTAAACACTCGCTGAAAACACACGCgagaacgcacactggagaaaaaccttttgcctgctcagtttgtggtcaaacgtTCTCTCGTAGACATGTTTTGACAGTACACAAAAGAaagcacactggagagaagccttttgcttgttcCGTTTGTGGTCAAACATTCTCTGTTAATGGGAGTTTGCAGAGACACATGAGAACACATAATGGGGAggaacctttttcctgctccgtTTGTGGTCAAGGATTCCCCGAAATGGAACAATTAGGGATGCACAACAGAACCCACACTGGCGAAAAATGTTTAACATGCTCactttgtggtcaaagttttaaTCAGAGGGGAGCTTTAATATGTCACATCagaacacacactggcgagaaaccgtTTGTGTGTTCAATTTGTGGCCAAAAATTCTCTCATAAGCGAAACCTAAGAAGCCACgtgagaacccacactggagataAACCTTTTGTCTGCCTAGTTTGTGGTCAAACGTTCTCCCGTAAACAAGCTCTGACAACGCATTCGAGaaaacacactggagagaaaccatttgcctgctcggtttgtggtcaaagatttTCCCGTAGACATGTTTTGATAgcgcacacaagaacacacagtggagagaaaccttttgcctgttcagtttgtggtcaaacatTCTCTAAAAAAGGATCCATTAATAGTcacatgagaacgcacactggtgagaaacctttcgcttgctcagtttgtggccaaAGATTCTCTCTGAAGGGAAACTTAACAagtcacacaagaacacacaccggtgagaaaccttttacctgctcagtttgtggtaaaagattTTCTCAGAAGGCAACCTTAACGTGTCACACGAGAACACATACCGGAGATAAGCCTTAcgcttgctcagactgtggtcAACGATTCTACCAGAAGGGTAACTATAGGAGACACAAGTGTATTGGTGACAATAGAGGTgataaacaaaacattaaatga
- the LOC144002124 gene encoding uncharacterized protein LOC144002124, with amino-acid sequence MCAKIKVEYEEELCGAQEENERQRQLLDAICKQPRVVLKTEDISEICLHPEGQETAFPGVKKEEDLEPLQMKEEEQPQPRNIKKEETLPPDIKEEDFTELPVTGDHLKTEDDCQYEANKWVVPPSSSSSQHMTTEIDGKQCGESQADSRLAPTSDGDGTHHTDNNEQSEGDMTCHTDIKHWKCSQCGKTFGCKSKLKSHKIVHTGEKTFACSVCGQSFSDKGSLKTHIRTHTAKKPFVCTHCGRKFSHNGHLTMHVRTHTGEKPFACSLCDKTFARNSHLKLHTRTHTGDKPITCTDCGLKFNHKAALNVHVRTHTGEKPFACSYCGRKFRHKGSLKVHIRRHTGEKPFACSDCGQKFTHRVTLKIHVKTHTGEQSFACSVCGQKFTQIANLQKHTRTHTQKKPFECSDCGQKFTYKGSLKAHGRRHTGEKPFTCSDCGQKFAHKRTLNVHVRTHTGEKPFSCSVCGQKFRKDAYLKMHTRTHAGEKHFTCLDCGEKFTQIENLKIHTRTHAGEKRFTCLDCGEKFTQIENLKIHTRTHTGEKRFTCLDCGQKFTQIASLKEHKRTHAGEKPFSCSVCGQKFRKDAYLKMHTRTHAGEKPFTCLDCGEKFTQIENLKIHTRTHTGEKRFTCLDCGQKFTQIASLKEHKRTHAGEKPFSCSVCGQKFRKDAYLKMHTRTHAGEKPFTCLDCGEKFTQIENLKIHTRTHAGERRFTCLDCGQKFTQIASLKEHKRTHAGEKPLPAQFVVKNLLGWNT; translated from the exons ATGTGCGCAAAAATTAAAGTCGAGTACGAAGAagagctttgtggagcacaagaagagaacgagcgacaacgtcaactgctggacgcgatttgcaagcagcctcgagttgtgttgaagACAGAAG ACATCAGTGAAATATGCCTTCATCCTGAGGGGCAGGAGACGGCGTTTCCTGGtgttaaaaaggaggaggacttggagcctcttCAAATGAAAGAAGAGGAGCAGCCACAGCCCCGCAACATAAAAAAGGAGGAGACACTGCCGCCAGACATCAAAGAGGAGGATTTCACAGAGTTGCCCGTGACTGGTGaccatttgaagactgaagatgacTGTCAATATGAAGCGAACAAATGGGTGGTgcctccaagcagcagctcaagtCAACACATGACAACAGAAATTGATGGCAAGCAGTGTGGAGAATCACAGGCAGACAGCCGGTTAGCTCCAACGTCAGATGGTGACGGCACACATCATACTGATAACAATGAGCAATCTGAAGGTGATatgacatgtcacactgacaTCAAACATTGGAAATGTTCTCAATGTGGAAAAACTTTTGGCTGCAAGTCTAAATTGAAAAGTCATAAGATtgtccacactggtgagaaaacctttgcctgctcagtttgtggtcaaagtttctctgacaagggaagcttaaaaacacacataagAACCCACACTGCTAAGAAACCTTTTGTCTGCACACATTGTGGAAGAAAATTCAGTCACAATGGACACTTGACTATGCACGtcagaacccacactggtgagaaaccttttgcctgctcgttatgTGATAAAACATTTGCTCGCAATTCACACCTAAAAttgcacacaagaacacacactggtgacAAACCTATTACCTGCACAGATTGTGGGCTAAAATTCAATCACAAAGCAGCCTTAAATGTACATGTACGaacacacactggtgagaagccttttgcctgctcataTTGTGGTAGAAAATTCAGACACAAAGGAAGCTTAAAAGTACAtataagaagacacactggtgagaaaccttttgcctgctcagattgtggacaAAAATTCACTCACAGAGTAACCTTAAAGATACATGTAAAAACACACACCGGTGAACAatcttttgcctgctcagtttgtggacaAAAATTCACTCAGATTGCAAActtgcaaaaacacacaagaacccacactcaAAAGAAGCCTTTTGAATGCTCAGATTGCGGACAAAAATTCACTTACAAAGGAAGCTTAAAGGCACATGGaagaagacacactggtgagaaaccttttacctgctcagattgtggacaAAAATTTGCTCACAAAAGAACCTTAAATGTACAtgtaagaacacacactggtgagaaacctttttcctgctcagtttgtggacaGAAATTCAGAAAGGATGCATACTTGAAAatgcacacaagaacccacgcTGGTGAAAAACATTTTACCTGCTTAGATTGTGGAGAAAAATTCACTCAGATTGAAAActtgaaaatacacacaagaacgcacGCTGGTGAAAAACGTTTTACCTGCTTAGATTGTGGAGAAAAATTCACTCAGATTGAAAActtgaaaatacacacaagaacgcacactggtgAAAAACGTTTTACCTGCTTAGATTGTGGACAAAAATTCACTCAGATTGCAAGCTTGAAAGAACACAAAAGAACACACGCcggggagaaacctttttcctgctcagtttgtggacaGAAATTCAGAAAGGATGCATACTTGAAAatgcacacaagaacccacgcTGGTGAAAAACCTTTTACCTGCTTAGATTGTGGAGAAAAATTCACTCAGATTGAAAActtgaaaatacacacaagaacgcacactggtgAAAAACGTTTTACCTGCTTAGATTGTGGACAAAAATTCACTCAGATTGCAAGCTTGAAAGAACACAAAAGAACACACGCcggggagaaacctttttcctgctcagtttgtggacaGAAATTCAGAAAGGATGCATACTTGAAAatgcacacaagaacccacgcTGGTGAAAAACCTTTTACCTGCTTAGATTGTGGAGAAAAATTCACTCAGattgaaaacttaaaaatacacacaagaacgcacGCTGGTGAAAGACGTTTTACCTGCTTAGATTGTGGACAAAAATTCACTCAGATTGCAAGCTTGAAAGAACACAAAAGAACACACGCCGGGGAGAaacctttgcctgctcagtttgtggtaaaaaatttactCGGATGGAACACTTAA
- the LOC144002126 gene encoding uncharacterized protein LOC144002126 — protein MAVKRQVTYKEIPVDVSKAEYEEEFCGPKEEKRRQSQRVDVVCKKPRTGFQRADPQHIKEEEEEEWELHQLRASPHIKEEEEDKDMTLTGVPLKSEVDDEGPSVDNRGLESPSSSSSQRTTTEDVSEKYLCPERQEFKFPGVKEEEDLEPLQVEEEAQPQPLNIKKEETLPPDIKEEDITELPVTGDHLKTEDDCQYEENKGAVPPSSSSRLQMTTGGDEDYRGGSQVDSWLAPMSDGDDMSTDDNEQSEGDVTCHIDSKRWKCFQCGKTFGCKSQLRRHVIGHTGEKPFACSVCGQTFSEKGKLKQHTRTHTGEKPFACSVCGQSFSENGSLKRHIRTHTGEKPFACSFCGQCFSLKGILKQHTRTHTGEKPFSCSVCGKSFSRKGILTIHTRTHTGEKPFACSVCGLKFSEKKTLTDHTRTHTGEKPFACSVCGQNFSYRGGLKQHIGTHTGEVPYACSVCGQSFSHKGGLKQHTRTHTGEKPYACSVCGRSFSEKGNLKKHTRAHTGEKPYACSVCGQSFSEKGNLKRHTRTHTGEKSFTCSVCGQIFPSKTKAKRHKCAGENSSD, from the exons ATGGCTGTCAAAAGACAAGTGACATACAAGGAGATTCCTGTCGACGTTAG CAAAGCGGAGTACGAGGAGGAATTTTGTGGACCAAAAGAGGAGAAGCGGCGACAAAGTCAACGAGTGGACGTTGTTTGCAAGAAGCCACGAACTGGGTTTCAGAGAGCAG ATCCCCAGCAtattaaagaagaagaagaagaggagtggGAGCTCCATCAATTGAGAGCTTCACCTCACAttaaggaggaagaagaggacaaAGATATGACATTGACTGGTGttcctttaaagagtgaagttGACGATGAAGGTCCAAGTGTGGACAACAGAGGGCTGGAgtctccaagcagcagctcaagtCAACGCACGACAACAGAAG atgtcagtgaaaaatatctttGTCCTGAGCGGCAGGAGTTCAAGTTCCCTGGTgtaaaagaggaggaggacttggagcctcttCAAGTTGAAGAAGAGGCGCAGCCGCAGCCcctcaacataaaaaaagaggagACACTGCCGCCAGACATCAAAGAGGAGGATATCACAGAGTTGCCCGTGACTGGTGaccatttgaagactgaagatgactgtcaatatgaagagaacaaaggggcggtgcctccaagcagcagctcaagacTACAAATGACAACAGGAGGTGATGAAGACTACCGTGGAGGATCACAAGTAGACAGCTGGTTAGCTCCAATGTCAGATGGTGACGACATGTCGACTGATGACAATGAGCAGTCTGAAGgtgatgtgacatgtcacattgACAGCAAACGTTGGAAATGTTTTCAGTGTGGAAAAACTTTTGGCTGTAAGTCTCAATTGAGAAGACATGTGATtggacacactggtgagaaaccttttgcttgctcagtttgtggtcaaacttTTTCTGAGAAGGGAAAGTTAAAacaacacacaagaacccacactggtgagaaaccttttgcctgctcagtttgtggtcaaagtttctctGAGAATGGAAGCTTAAAAAGACAcataagaacccacactggtgagaaaccttttgcctgctcatttTGTGGCCAATGTTTCTCCCTGAAGGGAATCTTAAAacaacacacaagaacccacactggtgagaagccTTTTTCCTGCTCGGTTTGTGGCAAGAGTTTCTCTCGGAAGGGAATCTTaacaatacacacaagaacccacacgggTGAGAAGccgtttgcctgctcagtttgtggcctAAAATTCTCTGAGAAGAAAACCTTAACAgatcacacaagaacccacactggtgaaaaaccttttgcctgctcagtttgtggccagAATTTCTCTTACAGGGGAGGCTTAAAACAACACATAGGAACACACACAGGCGAGGTACCttatgcctgctcagtttgcggCCAGAGTTTCTCTCACAAGGGAGGCTTAAAacaacacacaagaacccacacaggTGAGAAACCatatgcctgctcagtttgtggtcgaagtttctctGAAAAGGGGAACTTAAAGAAACACACAAGAGCCCACACAGGTGAGAAACCatatgcctgctcagtttgtggtcaaagtttctctgagaaggggaacttaaaaagacacacaagaacccacactggtgagaaatcttttacctgctcagtttgtggtcaaatatTCCCAAGTAAGACCAAAGCTAagaggcacaagtgtgctggtgaaAATAGCAGTGATTAA
- the LOC144002149 gene encoding uncharacterized protein LOC144002149 — protein MCARRTAECEEELCGTKEENDRHRQQLDARFRTHRVGGHTADVNEDVGPLSSDPQSESSLIKEDVEDTEPVYIKEEEESPHIKVEVAGQEPTYIKEEEEESPHIKEEEQEGIIKVLLTDVPLMCEDDVEGEESGGAAPSSSSSSSEHVTTEGDGDHCAESQADGLIAPLTESDDSTSYSHDDDDDDDDEEESGGDMKRHGDKRWKCSQCGKTFAYKSRLKNHMISHTGEKPFVCSVCGQRFSEKGNLRRHTRTHTGEKPFACSICGQRFTQKGTLIYHTRMHTGEKPFSCSICGQRFSHKGYLRSHTRTHTGEKPFVCSICNLRFSENGTLTKHIKTHTGEKPFVCSICGQRFSHKGNLISHTVTHTGEKPFVCSVCGQKFSRRHAMTTHTRMHTGEKPFACTVCSQRFSRRHILTSHVRTHTGEKPFQCSVCGQRFSKKASLRNHARTHTGEKPFACSVCSLKFSQKGTLTSHTRTHTGEKPFPCYVCGQRFSQKGTLTSHTRIHTGEKPFACLVCGERFYQKGKIKRHKCHMIVHTGEKPFVCSVCGQHLSSKRNLKTHIRTHTGEKPFVCSVCGQRFSTNEYLKIHTRAHTGEKPFVCSVCGQRFSQKGVLNVHARTHTGEKPFACSVCSKSFYDKGHLLRHTRTHTGEKPFVCSVCGQSFSQSANLKIHTRTHTGEKFFACSVCGQKFSSKGNLKTHSRTHTGEKPFSCSVCGQSFSTNEHLKIHTRAHTGEKPFACSVCGQRFSQKGHLVMHTRTHTGEKPFSCSVCGQCFSQKGALHVHTRTHTGEKPFACLVCGKRFQSKSYAKGHKCARENKSDQ, from the exons ATGTGTGCAAGACGGACAGCAGAGTGCGAGGAGGAACTTTGTGGAACGAAAGAGGAGAATGACCGACATCGTCAACAACTGGACGCTCGTTTTCGGACGCATCGAGTTGGAGGACACACAGCAG ACGTCAATGAAGATGTTGGGCCTTTGTCGTCAGATCCTCAATCTGAGTCCTCACTCATTAAAGAGGACGTGGAGGACACAGAGCCCGTctacattaaagaggaggaagagtccCCACACATTAAAGTGGAAGTGGCGGGTCAAGAGCCCACTTacatcaaagaggaggaggaagagtccccacacattaaagaggaagagCAAGAGGGTATCATTAAGGTCTTATTGACTGACGTGCCTTTGATGTGTGAAGATGACGTTGAAGGTGAGGAGAGCGGAGGGGCGGCGCCTTCAAGCAGCAGCAGCTCGAGTGAACACGTGACAACAGAAGGTGATGGAGACCACTGTGCCGAATCACAAGCCGACGGACTCATAGCGCCACTAACAGAGAGTGACGACTCAACATCATactctcatgatgatgatgatgatgatgatgatgaagaagaatctGGAGGCGATATGAAACGTCATGGTGACAAACGCTGGAAGTGTTCTCAGTGTGGGAAAACCTTTGCTTATAAGAGCCGTTTGAAAAATCATATGATTAgccacactggggagaaaccttttgtctgctcagtttgtggtcagagATTCTCTGAAAAGGGAAACCTAAggagacacacaagaacacacactggtgaaaaaccttttgcctgctcaattTGTGGTCAGAGATTCACTCAAAAGGGAACTTTAATATATCACACGAGAAtgcacactggggagaaacctttttcttgctcgaTATGTGGCCAAAGATTCTCCCATAAGGGATATTTAAGAAGTCACACAAGAACCcatactggagagaaaccttttgtctgctcaATATGCAATTTAAGATTCTCTGAAAATGGTACTCTGACAAAGCACATCAAAactcacactggagagaaacctttcgtctgctcaatttgtggtcaaagattctcTCATAAGGGAAACCTAATAAGTCATACAGTGACCcatactggagagaaaccttttgtctgctcCGTATGTGGTCAAAAGTTCTCTCGTAGACATGCTAtgacaacacacacaagaatgcacactggggagaaaccttttgcctgcacagtttgcagtcaaagattctcgCGCAGGCACATTTTGACTTCACACgtgagaacacacactggagagaaacccttCCAATGCTctgtttgtggtcaaagatttTCTAAAAAGGCATCTTTACGAAATCacgcaagaacacacactggtgagaaaccctttgcctgctcagtttgtagcCTAAAATTCTCCCAGAAGGGAACGTTAACAAGtcacacaagaacgcacactggtgagaaaccttttcccTGCTATGTTTGTGGTCAAAGGTTCTCACAGAAGGGAACCTTAACAAGCCATACACGAATCCatactggtgagaaaccttttgcctgtttagTTTGTGGTGAAAGATTCTATCAAAAGGGTAAAATTAAGAGACACAAGTGT CATATGATtgtccacactggagagaaaccttttgtttgctcagtttgtggtcaacatTTGTCGAGTAAGAGAAATTTAAAAACGCAcataagaacccacactggagagaaaccttttgtctgctcTGTTTGTGGCCAACGTTTCTCTACAAAtgaatacttaaaaatacacacaagggcccacactggtgagaaaccttttgtttgctcagtttgtggtcagcgGTTTTCCCAGAAGGGCGTCTTAAATGTGCacgcaagaacacacactggtgagaaaccttttgcctgctcagtttgcagtaaaagtttCTACGATAAGGGACACTTgttaagacacacaagaacccacactggcgagaaaccttttgtctgctcCGTTTGTGgtcaaagcttctctcagaGCGCTAacttaaaaatacatacaagaacccacactggtgagaaattttttgcttgctcggtttgtggtcaaaaattttCTAGTAAGGGAAATTTAAAAACGCACAgtagaacccacactggagagaaacctttttcctgctctgtTTGTGGCCAAAGTTTCTCCACAAATgaacacttaaaaatacacacaagagcccacactggtgagaaaccgtttgcgtgctcagtttgtggtcagcgtttctctcagaagggacACTTAGTAATGCACACTCGAACGCACAccggggaaaaacctttttcctgctcagtttgtggtcagtgTTTCTCTCAGAAGGGTGCCTTACatgtacacacaagaacccacactggtgagaaaccttttgcgtgTTTGGTTTGTGGTAAAAGATTCCAAAGTAAGAGTTATGCTAAGGGGCACAAGTGTGCTCGTGAGAATAAGAGTGATCaatga